The Amycolatopsis sp. DG1A-15b genome contains the following window.
CCGGTGTCCACGCCGAGTGGCTCGCGGCCGACGGACACGCCGTCCACCTCGTCGACATCGTCGCGGACCACGTCGCGCACGCCGGCACGCTGCCCGGGGTGACCGCCGAGGCCGGGGACGCCCGCAGCCTCACCGCACCGGACGCCGCGTTCGACGTCGTCCTGCTGCTCGGGCCGCTCTACCACCTCGTCGGACCGGCCGACCGCGCCCAGGCCCTCGCCGAAGCCCACCGGGTCCTGCGACCGGGCGGGCTGCTCGCGGCCGCGGGTATCAGCCGCTACCTCTCACTGCTGGAAACCGGCGCCGCGGGCACCCTCACCGCCGAGCTGACCGACCCGATCCGCGCGGTCATCGAGACCGGCGCGTACGACGGCCACGTCGGGTTCGTCCCGACGCACTGGCACACCGCCACCGAACTGCGCGAGGAAGTCGTCGCCGCGGGCTTTCCGGAAGCCGGGGTGTACGGGATCGAAGGCCCGGCGTGGCCCGCGCTCGACGCGGCCGGGCTCGACCGGTTCGACAGCCTGGTCGAAGCGGCCCTGCGGGCTG
Protein-coding sequences here:
- a CDS encoding class I SAM-dependent methyltransferase, giving the protein MDLDTHYRAGPAEHTRLSRTPHGRLEYLRTRELLRRFLPAHARVLDVGGGTGVHAEWLAADGHAVHLVDIVADHVAHAGTLPGVTAEAGDARSLTAPDAAFDVVLLLGPLYHLVGPADRAQALAEAHRVLRPGGLLAAAGISRYLSLLETGAAGTLTAELTDPIRAVIETGAYDGHVGFVPTHWHTATELREEVVAAGFPEAGVYGIEGPAWPALDAAGLDRFDSLVEAALRAARIGEQDPRILETSAHLLAVAQRVG